Within the Candidatus Obscuribacterales bacterium genome, the region GCGTTGTTCACAATCCCCTAGAAGTAGCCCGGGCCATCTTAGATGACCTGCATCATGCTACCAAAGCAGCAAGCGATCGCCCCCTAGAGTTTTCGCCAGACACCTATGCGTTCAATGTGAACGATTGGGCAACCTTCAGCTTTATGTACCGAATTACGGAAGAGCCCACCGCCTAGATGATCAACAACCCAGCCATCGTACCCTGAGCGCAATCGAAGGACATGATGGGCTCAGGGCTGGTATCCCATGACAGGGTCGATTTCCGCCGCAGATCACTAACTCCAATCGTCTTGTCGATTACTACGTCCTCGATAGACGGTTCCCAGGGCATGGATTTGGCGCGTTCTCTCGAATAAAGACTCCTCCGTAAGCTTCCATCGCGTCATCACCTTTTCAAGGTCTGCCTGAATGTCCCGCGCTCCTGGAAAGCCGTTGTAGCGAATTCGCAGCCGAGCTAACTCCACTAAGTTGAGGTCGGTGGGCTCACCTTGAATGAGCGTCATCACCGTTTCGCGATCGCGCTTCCATAAAGGATGCTGCTGCTCATTGGATCTATCCTGGTCATTGGCCATGGTCTCATCTCCCAACAATTGACCTACAACTGCCGCTGCTTACTGGACAAGTTTCATCAGTGCTTCTTGAATATTGGCAGGCAGTCGGCGCATAATTTTGCCCTTGTCGCGATCGACTGGCACGAGAACGACCTGTGCTGATATATAGGTTTCTTGCCGATCGAGGGACTGAATTTTATAGTCCCAGGTCATGCGCACCCCTGCCATATCACGCATCTGGGCGCATACGATGGCGGATTCACCCATGCGTAGAGGCCGGTGGTAGCGAATGCTGAGATCGAC harbors:
- a CDS encoding DUF3288 family protein, with translation MANDQDRSNEQQHPLWKRDRETVMTLIQGEPTDLNLVELARLRIRYNGFPGARDIQADLEKVMTRWKLTEESLFERTRQIHALGTVYRGRSNRQDDWS
- a CDS encoding thioesterase family protein, with product MSSEIKPYGTLQANTHIMSDRWFEYGVHAYPNHTDYSGAVWHGTYLAWMEEARVEYLRQLGVSFADLVELGCDLPVVDLSIRYHRPLRMGESAIVCAQMRDMAGVRMTWDYKIQSLDRQETYISAQVVLVPVDRDKGKIMRRLPANIQEALMKLVQ